In one window of Notolabrus celidotus isolate fNotCel1 chromosome 17, fNotCel1.pri, whole genome shotgun sequence DNA:
- the map3k8 gene encoding mitogen-activated protein kinase kinase kinase 8 — MDYKYDNGVELLLAHMNIEDIINAAERLYKLEEVEEEEEGGLSFDEESLSQEEMDENEEAGGLVGSGGHHEDYGADEGGSVRYGTVTDLLSFVNLLSNMQAAALQNVPAEMGVLLNKKYMNVKKGRYQINMDVLLFPWKLTYKNYGSGLVPKGSFGKVHLAQDTSTRKRMACKLIPLENFKAADVEFQARFRHENIAELYGALLWDQTVHLFMEAGEGGSVLEKLDSCGPMREFEIIWVTKQVLRGLEYLHSHKVIHHDIKPSNIVLMSDKAVLVDFGLTVQMTEDMYTPRDLRGTEMYMSPELVLCRGHNTKTDIYSLGTTIIHMQTGSPPWVRRYPRTAYPSYLYIIHKQAPPLEDIPEDCSLAIRSFLQRALERNPALRSSASELLKDEAINPPREDQPRCWSLDSAMEEANNTMLRQHSQHPDTTQESSLYSEDSGHMRRKGSLYIDLGALSGYCKLVTGPPTSEYGLYRT, encoded by the exons ATGGATTACAAATATGATAATGGAGTAGAACTGCTGTTGGCTCACATGAACATTGAAGACATCATCAACGCTGCAGAGAGACTTTACAAACTTGAagaagtggaggaggaagaggaggggggcttGTCGTTCGACGAGGAAAGTCTCTCTCAGGAGGAGATGGATGAAAATGAGGAGGCAGGGGGCTTAGTTGGCTCTGGAGGTCATCATGAGGACTATGGAGCAGATGAGGGCGGCAGTGTGCGGTATGGGACGGTGACAGACCTCCTGTCTTTTGTTAACCTGCTCTCTAATATGCAGGCAGCAGCCTTGCAGAATGTGCCTGCGGAGATGGGAGTCCTGCTGAACAAG AAGTACATGAATGTAAAAAAAGGCCGCTATCAGATCAACATGGACGTGCTCCTGTTTCCATGGAAATTGACCTACAAGAATTACGGCTCTGGCCTCGTGCCCAAGGGCTCATTTGGGAAAGTCCACTTGGCTCAGGACACAAGCACCAGAAAAAGAATGGCTTGCAAACTG ATTCCTTTGGAAAACTTCAAAGCAGCAGATGTTGAGTTTCAGGCACGATTCCGTCACGAGAACATCGCTGAACTCTATGGCGCTCTGCTCTGGGACCAGACTGTGCACCTGTTCATGGAGGCCGGAGAGGGCGGCTCTGTCTTGGAGAAGCTGGACAGCTGTGGACCAATGAGGGAGTTTGAGATCATCTGGGTGACCAAGCAAGTTCTGAGGGGCCTGGAGTACCTGCACTCTCACAAAGTCATCCACCACGATATCAAAC CAAGTAACATCGTCTTGATGTCAGATAAGGCAGTGCTGGTGGACTTTGGCCTGACAGTGCAAATGACAGAGGATATGTACACTCCCAGAGACCTGAGAGGAACAGAG ATGTATATGAGCCCAGAGCTGGTTTTGTGTCGAGGACACAACACCAAGACAGATATCTACAGTCTGGGCACCACCATCATTCACATGCAGACTGGAAGCCCTCCATGGGTCAGGAGATACCCACGTACTGCATACCCATCTTACCTCTACATT ATCCACAAGCAAGCCCCCCCTCTTGAGGACATACCGGAGGACTGCAGCCTTGCCATCCGCTCCTTTCTGCAGCGTGCCCTTGAGAGGAACCCTGCCCTGCGGAGCTCAGCCTCTGAGCTTCTAAAAGATGAGGCCATCAACCCACCAAGGGAAGATCAACCACGTTGCTGGAGCCTGGACTCCGCCATGGAGGAGGCCAACAACACCATGTTAAGGCAGCATAGCCAGCACCCCGACACCACACAGG aatCGTCTCTGTACTCTGAAGACTCTGGTCACATGAGAAGGAAGGGCTCCTTGTACATTGACCTTGGGGCTTTGTCAGGCTACTGTAAACTGGTGACAGGACCCCCAACATCAGAATACGGCTTGTACCGGACTTAA